One Candidatus Thioglobus sp. DNA segment encodes these proteins:
- the galU gene encoding UTP--glucose-1-phosphate uridylyltransferase GalU — translation MSVINKCLFPVAGYGTRFLPATKAIPKEMLPILTKPLIQYGVEEAISAGMTTMAMVTSKYKQAIKNHFEPHADIEASIKGTAKASLLDEVNHASEQCKFTYIEQQQMLGLGHAIYTGKPLIGNQPFAVILPDDLCANSGDSVLTQMTKLYEQHPDCCVVAIEEVPMTQVDKYGVIDGELLDGSNNAYRVNSMVEKPSPEDAPTNLAIIGRYILTPEIFDVLENTAPDKNGEIQITDALMTLANQGKVIAYKFQGERFDCGSVKGFVEATNAFAKAEGII, via the coding sequence ATGAGTGTAATTAATAAATGTTTATTCCCTGTAGCAGGTTACGGCACGCGTTTTTTGCCAGCCACCAAAGCCATCCCTAAGGAAATGCTGCCAATACTCACCAAACCACTAATTCAATACGGTGTAGAGGAGGCAATAAGTGCTGGAATGACCACTATGGCTATGGTGACTAGCAAATACAAACAAGCGATTAAAAATCATTTTGAGCCGCACGCAGACATTGAAGCCAGCATTAAAGGCACAGCCAAAGCATCCTTGCTTGATGAAGTAAACCACGCCTCAGAGCAGTGCAAATTTACCTATATTGAGCAACAACAAATGCTTGGCTTAGGTCATGCTATCTACACCGGCAAGCCTCTAATCGGCAATCAGCCGTTTGCCGTTATCTTGCCTGATGATCTTTGTGCGAATAGCGGTGATTCAGTACTGACACAAATGACTAAGCTTTATGAGCAGCATCCTGATTGTTGTGTCGTTGCGATTGAAGAGGTGCCAATGACGCAAGTGGATAAATATGGCGTGATTGATGGCGAGCTATTAGATGGATCAAACAATGCTTACCGAGTTAATAGTATGGTGGAAAAACCCAGCCCAGAAGATGCACCAACCAACCTAGCCATTATCGGCAGATACATTCTTACACCAGAAATATTTGACGTGCTCGAAAATACAGCGCCTGATAAAAATGGAGAGATTCAGATTACCGATGCATTAATGACACTAGCCAATCAAGGCAAAGTTATTGCGTATAAATTCCAAGGCGAAAGGTTTGATTGTGGCAGTGTTAAAGGCTTTGTGGAGGCTACTAATGCTTTTGCTAAAGCGGAAGGCATTATTTGA
- a CDS encoding cyclopropane-fatty-acyl-phospholipid synthase family protein yields the protein MIKLLIKLAENGLLPDLLIRFGIRRLCAQRLLEATSISKLEMEKRHSSWIDFLNESPIALVPEKANEQHYEVPPKLFELVLGPNLKYSSGYWPKGASSLDDSELEMLRLSCERASLSDGQEVLELGCGWGSLTLYMAQNFPNSKITAVSNSKDQRQFIENKCKKLKIENIKVITADMNDFSIDKNFDRVVSIEMFEHMRNYGELLKRVSSWLKKDGKLFVHIFSHKEIAYPFEDQDEGDWMAREFFSGGQMPSHRLLTCFPTRMKIEKDWRVDGTHYEKTSLAWLNKMDKNKAEVIKLFEKTYGKDEASIWFQRWRIFFMSCEVLFGFKNGSEWGVSHYLFERP from the coding sequence ATGATTAAATTATTAATAAAACTTGCAGAAAATGGTTTATTACCAGACTTGCTTATTAGGTTTGGAATAAGGCGTTTATGCGCTCAAAGGCTTTTAGAGGCAACGAGCATTAGCAAGCTTGAAATGGAAAAAAGACACTCATCTTGGATTGACTTTTTAAATGAAAGTCCAATTGCTCTGGTTCCAGAAAAGGCAAATGAACAGCACTATGAGGTTCCACCAAAGCTTTTTGAATTGGTCCTGGGCCCGAACTTAAAATACAGTTCTGGTTATTGGCCAAAGGGCGCTTCGTCTCTAGACGACTCAGAGCTGGAGATGTTAAGGCTTTCTTGTGAAAGGGCATCCCTTTCAGATGGCCAAGAGGTTTTAGAGTTAGGATGTGGCTGGGGCTCCTTGACACTTTATATGGCACAAAATTTCCCTAATAGTAAAATTACTGCTGTTAGTAATTCAAAGGACCAGAGGCAGTTTATTGAGAACAAATGTAAGAAATTAAAGATAGAAAATATCAAGGTTATAACAGCAGACATGAATGACTTTTCAATTGATAAAAACTTTGATCGTGTTGTTTCAATCGAAATGTTTGAGCATATGCGTAATTATGGCGAGCTTCTAAAAAGAGTAAGTAGCTGGCTAAAAAAAGATGGAAAACTGTTTGTTCATATTTTTTCTCATAAAGAAATTGCCTATCCCTTTGAAGACCAAGATGAGGGAGACTGGATGGCTAGAGAGTTTTTTAGTGGCGGTCAGATGCCTTCTCATAGGCTCTTAACCTGTTTTCCAACTCGGATGAAAATCGAGAAAGATTGGAGGGTAGATGGAACTCATTATGAAAAAACCTCACTCGCATGGCTTAACAAGATGGATAAAAATAAAGCTGAAGTAATTAAATTATTTGAAAAAACTTACGGCAAAGATGAAGCAAGCATTTGGTTTCAAAGGTGGCGTATTTTTTTCATGTCATGCGAGGTTCTTTTTGGCTTTAAAAACGGCTCTGAATGGGGCGTTTCCCACTACCTTTTTGAGAGGCCATAA
- the gmhB gene encoding D-glycero-beta-D-manno-heptose 1,7-bisphosphate 7-phosphatase yields the protein MRNDKQKVVFLDRDGVINKEVGYLHKSEDFEFIDGVFTACKHFQAQGYKLIIVTNQSGIARGYYQKEDFHKLTQWMLVQFGNQGIDILDVFFCPHGPESSCTCRKPQPGMLLEARDKFNIDMENSWMVGDKEADISAANAAGISSTILVKSGHQVDEVNSSAKFILKSIKDSIQIIT from the coding sequence ATGAGAAATGACAAACAAAAAGTAGTATTTTTAGATCGCGACGGAGTGATCAATAAAGAGGTTGGCTATCTTCACAAAAGTGAGGATTTTGAATTTATTGATGGCGTATTTACAGCGTGTAAGCATTTTCAAGCGCAGGGATATAAACTAATCATCGTTACCAACCAATCGGGCATTGCTAGAGGTTATTACCAGAAAGAGGACTTTCATAAATTAACTCAGTGGATGCTGGTGCAGTTTGGCAATCAAGGTATTGATATATTGGATGTATTTTTCTGCCCGCATGGCCCAGAATCTAGCTGCACATGTCGCAAGCCTCAACCAGGCATGTTACTAGAAGCGCGTGATAAATTTAATATTGACATGGAAAATTCTTGGATGGTTGGCGATAAAGAGGCGGATATCAGCGCTGCCAATGCAGCTGGCATTAGCAGTACCATTTTGGTTAAAAGTGGCCATCAAGTTGATGAAGTAAACTCTAGTGCAAAATTTATATTAAAATCCATTAAAGACAGCATTCAAATTATCACTTAA
- a CDS encoding DUF1295 domain-containing protein, with the protein MGNIKDLVAIILCILTAYFVANAATVDGAVLYGVPAILLCAAVSFIVHWIVAIPSLVTSSEKYFDFTGMIATLLLVATSIFTLLGQGEQVSIRSTTVAIFVSIWTLRLGIFLYIRIVKSGEDKRFREIKKSLPKFLMTWTLSALWVFLTTVNAVTIIILNQHANLDVFFIAGLFLWVLGFSFEAVADKQKKNFSEIPENKDKFITLGLWSISRHPNYFGEILLWTGIAIISLPLLSGWQFLTLVSPVFVYLLLTKISGLPFLEEKAERKWGNDKKYLEYKNNTPILIPYFGKK; encoded by the coding sequence ATGGGTAATATTAAGGACCTTGTTGCTATTATTTTATGTATTTTGACAGCTTATTTTGTTGCAAATGCTGCAACAGTTGATGGTGCTGTTCTTTATGGAGTGCCAGCTATACTTTTATGTGCCGCTGTTAGCTTTATTGTGCACTGGATTGTTGCAATCCCTTCGCTTGTAACAAGCTCAGAAAAATATTTTGACTTTACAGGAATGATCGCAACCCTTCTTCTAGTTGCTACTTCTATATTTACACTTTTAGGCCAAGGAGAGCAAGTTTCTATCCGCTCAACTACTGTAGCTATTTTTGTATCTATTTGGACGCTAAGACTTGGGATATTTCTTTATATAAGAATCGTTAAAAGTGGAGAAGACAAAAGGTTTAGGGAGATCAAGAAATCGTTGCCAAAATTTTTAATGACATGGACTCTTTCCGCCCTATGGGTTTTCTTAACGACAGTAAATGCTGTTACCATTATTATTTTAAATCAGCATGCAAATCTTGACGTATTTTTTATAGCAGGATTGTTCCTCTGGGTTTTAGGGTTTTCTTTCGAAGCTGTTGCAGATAAACAAAAAAAGAACTTTAGTGAGATCCCTGAAAATAAAGATAAATTTATAACACTTGGATTGTGGTCTATATCACGCCACCCAAACTATTTTGGGGAGATTCTTCTTTGGACGGGCATTGCAATTATATCGCTACCACTTCTCTCAGGCTGGCAGTTTTTAACCCTTGTGTCACCAGTTTTTGTCTATCTCCTCTTAACTAAAATAAGTGGATTGCCTTTTTTAGAAGAAAAAGCTGAAAGAAAATGGGGCAATGACAAAAAGTATCTTGAATACAAGAACAACACACCAATATTGATTCCTTATTTTGGAAAAAAATAA
- a CDS encoding glucose-6-phosphate isomerase — MKYNKNFYQIKSNTEIFKRIKAERDHIGYYNLPYQDTADIKKHAKSITKKHIVVLGIGGSSLGARAIYEFLLPSNNYSKDLLFLETVDPLKINHCLKKVDLDDAQFVIISKSGETIETISIFKYLNSLVEIDSTNCTIISERKSSLTKFANDNNIKAFDLSEDVGGRFSVFSVVGLVPLAMVGVDIDNLLNGCKRVADSFFEKGDYYKPIIRKARFLVENKSRFNINVVFSYSSLLESFNKWYVQLWAESLGKINVNGTRQALTPIGLVGPVDQHSFLQLIMDGVRDKTVTFIKIEDLKDGSVIPKASSSKFEKLAWDRIEGYSFNELLNMQADATIQSIQEQDDIPCDVISIRTIDEYNIAKIMFSYQLLVSCIGAFLQINTYDQPGVESGKTNLAEKFSKKA; from the coding sequence ATGAAATACAATAAAAATTTCTATCAAATCAAATCAAACACTGAGATTTTTAAAAGAATTAAAGCTGAACGTGATCATATTGGTTACTACAACTTACCATATCAAGATACAGCAGATATTAAAAAGCATGCTAAAAGTATTACAAAAAAACATATTGTTGTTTTGGGCATTGGCGGCTCTAGTCTTGGCGCAAGAGCGATTTATGAGTTTTTATTACCCTCTAATAATTACTCAAAAGATTTACTTTTTTTGGAAACAGTTGATCCGCTCAAAATTAACCATTGTCTAAAAAAAGTTGATTTAGATGATGCGCAGTTTGTAATAATTTCTAAATCTGGTGAAACCATTGAAACCATTAGTATTTTCAAGTACCTAAATTCTCTAGTTGAAATCGACAGTACAAACTGCACTATCATCTCTGAAAGAAAAAGTAGTCTTACTAAATTCGCTAATGACAACAACATTAAAGCCTTTGATTTATCTGAGGATGTTGGCGGGCGTTTTTCAGTGTTTAGTGTGGTAGGTTTGGTGCCATTGGCAATGGTGGGTGTCGATATTGACAATTTGTTGAATGGCTGCAAGCGCGTGGCCGATAGTTTTTTTGAGAAAGGTGATTATTACAAGCCTATTATTAGAAAAGCGCGTTTTTTGGTTGAAAATAAAAGTCGATTTAATATCAACGTTGTTTTTTCCTATTCATCCCTATTAGAAAGTTTTAATAAGTGGTATGTTCAGCTTTGGGCAGAAAGCCTAGGTAAGATTAATGTTAATGGTACTCGCCAAGCGCTTACGCCTATTGGCTTAGTTGGCCCAGTTGATCAACATAGTTTTCTGCAATTGATTATGGACGGCGTACGTGATAAGACCGTGACTTTCATCAAAATTGAAGACCTGAAAGACGGAAGTGTTATACCTAAAGCATCCTCTAGCAAATTTGAAAAATTGGCCTGGGATCGTATAGAGGGCTATAGTTTTAACGAATTATTAAATATGCAAGCTGATGCGACTATTCAGTCAATCCAAGAGCAAGATGATATCCCTTGTGATGTAATCTCTATTCGTACTATAGATGAATACAATATTGCTAAAATTATGTTTAGTTATCAATTGTTAGTCTCATGTATTGGCGCATTTTTACAAATTAATACTTATGATCAGCCTGGAGTCGAGTCTGGAAAGACTAACTTAGCTGAAAAATTTTCAAAAAAAGCATGA